In a genomic window of Nocardia fluminea:
- the mihF gene encoding integration host factor, actinobacterial type: MALPQLTDEQRAAALEKAAAARRARAELKERLKRGGTNLKQVLTDAESDEILGKMKVSALLEALPKVGKVKAAEIMTELEIAPTRRLRGLGARQRAALLTRFDFDA; encoded by the coding sequence GTGGCCCTTCCCCAGCTGACTGATGAGCAGCGCGCCGCTGCTCTGGAGAAGGCGGCTGCCGCTCGCCGCGCTCGGGCAGAGCTCAAGGAGCGCCTGAAGCGCGGTGGAACGAACCTGAAGCAGGTCCTCACCGATGCCGAGTCCGATGAGATTCTCGGCAAGATGAAGGTTTCTGCGCTGCTCGAGGCTCTGCCGAAGGTGGGCAAGGTCAAGGCGGCGGAGATCATGACCGAGCTGGAGATCGCGCCTACGCGTCGTCTCCGTGGTCTCGGTGCCCGGCAGCGCGCCGCGCTGCTCACCCGCTTCGACTTCGACGCCTAA
- a CDS encoding primosomal protein N', translated as MAAGETSTAAGHPIARVLPLLSPAHLDREFDYLVPTELDEIAQPGVRVRVRFAGRLVDGYLLERLPHSDHNGKMMPLERVVSAERVLTPEILRLATAVAARYAGTRADVLRLAIPPRHARTETGGAKKADAEKKPARSSAEGVDTAAESTSAPTAAAPAGLRAVGGSAPEAIDCERLRGSAGAVSSTDAGGAAAAGSRGVGDSAANEPASSPEDDPSSRVEVDASAWGRYAHGTGFVDALAQGKGVRAAWQALPGEDWAARLAELAATVVAAGRSAVLMVPDQRDLDRLLAECVALVGDRAVGLSAGLGPAARYRRWLAVLRGQARIVVGTRAAVFAPARDLGLIAMWDDGDDTYAEPRSPYPHAREVAMLRAHETGAAFVAAGFARTAEIQAVVESGWARDLLAERHVLREVTPRISAPGDSDYALERDALARSVRMPGVAFAAARSAIKENVAVLVQVPRRGYVPSLACAKCRTPARCRHCNGPLALPHSVDGEAASPQCKWCGITEAAFRCQACGARALRATVIGAARTAEELGRAFSGVPIRASGGGEMLDTVEPGAQVVVATVGAEPLVPGGYGVALLLDGWALLGRADLRASEDTLRRWMGAAALVRPRGQVIVMAEPSLSTVQALVRWDPVNHAAAELEARAEVGFPPAVRLAAIDGTTESIAELLDAATLPDGTEILGPVPLPPTAHEPFSGTDAPAEVERMLLRVARSDGAPLARALTAAQAVRSTHRSDAPLRVQVDPVDIG; from the coding sequence GTGGCAGCGGGCGAAACATCGACAGCAGCGGGACACCCCATCGCGAGGGTGCTCCCGCTGCTTTCGCCTGCCCACCTCGACCGCGAATTCGACTATCTCGTCCCGACTGAACTGGACGAGATCGCGCAGCCCGGTGTCCGTGTTCGCGTCCGTTTCGCCGGCCGCCTCGTCGACGGCTACCTCCTGGAGCGTCTTCCACACAGCGACCACAACGGCAAGATGATGCCGCTCGAGCGAGTCGTCTCCGCCGAACGCGTCCTCACCCCGGAGATCCTGCGCCTGGCCACCGCCGTCGCCGCCCGCTATGCGGGGACTCGCGCTGATGTCCTGCGTCTCGCCATCCCGCCCCGCCACGCCCGCACCGAAACCGGCGGTGCGAAGAAGGCCGATGCCGAGAAGAAGCCGGCGCGGTCGTCGGCTGAAGGTGTGGATACCGCCGCTGAGTCGACATCCGCGCCGACAGCGGCAGCCCCCGCCGGTCTGCGAGCTGTAGGCGGATCCGCACCGGAAGCGATCGATTGTGAGCGACTTCGGGGCTCGGCTGGTGCGGTCAGCTCCACCGATGCGGGGGGCGCGGCCGCGGCGGGGTCGCGCGGCGTCGGCGATTCGGCGGCGAATGAGCCGGCGTCGTCCCCTGAGGACGATCCTTCGTCCCGCGTCGAAGTCGACGCGTCGGCATGGGGCCGGTACGCGCACGGCACGGGGTTCGTCGATGCGCTGGCGCAGGGCAAGGGTGTGCGGGCGGCGTGGCAGGCGCTGCCGGGAGAGGACTGGGCGGCGAGGCTGGCGGAGCTGGCAGCGACAGTGGTGGCCGCGGGGCGGAGCGCGGTGTTGATGGTGCCGGACCAGCGGGATCTCGATCGTTTGCTTGCCGAATGTGTTGCGCTGGTGGGAGATCGGGCCGTGGGGCTGTCGGCCGGGTTGGGCCCCGCAGCGCGGTATCGGCGGTGGCTGGCGGTGTTGCGGGGGCAGGCGCGGATCGTGGTGGGGACTCGGGCGGCGGTCTTCGCGCCCGCGCGCGACCTCGGGTTGATCGCGATGTGGGACGACGGCGACGACACCTACGCCGAGCCGCGGTCGCCGTATCCGCACGCTCGCGAGGTGGCGATGTTGCGGGCGCACGAGACGGGGGCCGCGTTCGTCGCCGCCGGGTTCGCCCGGACCGCAGAGATCCAGGCAGTGGTCGAATCCGGTTGGGCCCGTGATCTTCTCGCGGAACGGCACGTACTGCGTGAGGTGACACCCAGGATCAGCGCGCCCGGCGACAGTGATTACGCGCTGGAGCGGGACGCGTTGGCGCGGTCGGTGCGGATGCCCGGCGTGGCGTTCGCCGCCGCGCGGTCCGCGATCAAGGAGAACGTGGCGGTGCTGGTTCAGGTGCCACGGCGGGGGTATGTTCCGTCGCTCGCCTGCGCGAAGTGCCGTACGCCCGCACGATGCCGCCACTGCAACGGTCCGCTGGCGTTGCCGCACTCGGTCGATGGTGAAGCGGCCAGTCCGCAGTGCAAGTGGTGTGGCATCACCGAGGCCGCGTTCCGCTGTCAGGCGTGTGGCGCGCGAGCTCTGCGCGCGACGGTGATCGGTGCGGCGCGGACCGCCGAGGAGCTCGGGCGCGCGTTCTCGGGGGTTCCGATCCGGGCCTCGGGGGGCGGGGAAATGCTCGACACTGTCGAACCCGGCGCGCAGGTGGTCGTCGCGACGGTCGGCGCCGAGCCACTCGTTCCCGGCGGCTACGGAGTGGCGCTGTTGCTGGACGGATGGGCCCTGCTCGGCCGCGCCGACCTGCGCGCGAGCGAGGACACCTTGCGTCGCTGGATGGGCGCCGCCGCCCTGGTCCGCCCGCGCGGTCAGGTGATCGTCATGGCCGAGCCGTCCCTGTCCACCGTGCAAGCCCTGGTCCGCTGGGACCCGGTCAACCACGCCGCGGCCGAACTCGAAGCCAGGGCCGAGGTCGGGTTCCCGCCCGCGGTTCGGCTCGCGGCCATCGATGGGACGACCGAGTCGATCGCCGAACTACTCGACGCCGCGACCCTTCCCGACGGCACCGAGATCCTCGGTCCCGTCCCGTTGCCGCCTACCGCCCATGAACCGTTCTCGGGCACCGACGCTCCGGCGGAAGTCGAGCGAATGCTGTTACGGGTCGCCCGGTCCGATGGTGCCCCGCTCGCCCGCGCGTTGACCGCGGCGCAGGCGGTTCGGAGCACGCACCGGTCCGATGCGCCGCTGCGGGTGCAGGTGGACCCCGTCGATATCGGGTGA
- the pyrF gene encoding orotidine-5'-phosphate decarboxylase, whose translation MTFGHRLQHAMRQFGPVCVGIDPHPALLRAWGLTEDVDGLETFAEICVEAFDGRVALVKPQVAFFETYGSGGIAVLERTISVLRASGTLVLSDAKRGDIGSTMDAYAHAWLGDGPLGSDAVTVSPYLGFGSLDPALSLAKDNHRGVFVLAATSNPEGAQLQRITAADGRTIAQTMVDEAAARNAGDGFGSVGVVVGATLTEAPDLSALNGPILMPGVGAQGGGADSIRALVPAANLGAVVPNVSREVLNAGPSVTALCDKTAQLQEEFAFLQR comes from the coding sequence ATGACATTCGGTCATCGGTTGCAGCACGCCATGCGGCAATTCGGACCTGTGTGCGTCGGCATCGACCCCCACCCCGCCCTGCTGCGGGCGTGGGGGCTCACCGAAGACGTCGACGGACTGGAAACGTTCGCCGAGATCTGTGTCGAGGCCTTCGACGGGCGGGTCGCCCTGGTGAAGCCTCAGGTCGCGTTCTTCGAGACCTATGGTTCGGGTGGCATCGCGGTGCTCGAGCGCACCATCTCGGTGCTGCGGGCCTCGGGCACCCTGGTGTTGTCCGATGCCAAGCGCGGCGACATCGGTTCCACCATGGATGCCTATGCCCATGCCTGGCTCGGCGACGGACCGCTGGGTTCGGATGCCGTGACGGTCTCGCCGTACCTCGGTTTCGGATCCCTCGATCCGGCGCTGAGCCTGGCGAAGGACAATCACCGTGGGGTATTCGTGCTCGCGGCGACCTCGAATCCCGAAGGGGCGCAACTGCAACGGATCACGGCGGCGGACGGGCGCACGATCGCGCAGACGATGGTCGACGAGGCCGCGGCCCGCAACGCGGGTGACGGCTTCGGCTCGGTCGGTGTGGTCGTCGGCGCGACCCTCACCGAGGCACCGGACCTGTCGGCCCTCAACGGCCCGATTCTGATGCCCGGGGTCGGCGCGCAAGGCGGGGGAGCGGACTCCATTCGCGCCCTCGTTCCCGCGGCGAACCTGGGTGCTGTCGTGCCCAACGTGTCTCGCGAAGTTCTCAACGCGGGCCCGTCGGTGACGGCGCTGTGCGACAAGACCGCTCAACTGCAAGAGGAGTTCGCCTTCCTGCAGCGGTGA
- a CDS encoding HD domain-containing phosphohydrolase, whose product MTDPSRPLRLAELVASLSLATDLGLGQPQEHVLRQTVLAVRLAEAAGLSEADRAAAYYVSLLAWVGCVADSPEMARWFGDDLRIRADSYDIDKTGLPMMAFLLGHLAEGASPLRRISVTGRFLAGGVRDTMDSFLTHCRTAADIAERLDLPATVRGALPQAFERWDGRGVPGGLRGEAIIRVMRVVHIADDAEVHARVGGVDAAVRMLRSRSGTEFDPELVELCIRGDGAMLDGLDQVDAWQQVIDGCAALDRPIPAAELTDVLAVFADYSDAKATWFLGHSRAVADLADAAAREYGLSAEQAVTVRRAALVCRLGTIGVSTGIWNKPGPLTASERERVRMVPYLTERVLARSPHLAALAGPASMVYERMDGSGYPRGLTGSMLPPAARILAAAQMFRALGEQRPHRPAMAPDERARVLRAEVTAGRLDGDAVAAVLAAAQGRRPRKRAQIAGLTARELDVLALLVRGRSTREIAHALGISPRTAGSHVEHIYTKIGVHSRGSAAVFAMRHGLLPDEDQAEKIG is encoded by the coding sequence GTGACGGACCCGTCCCGACCCCTTCGGCTCGCCGAACTCGTCGCCTCGCTGTCACTGGCCACCGACCTCGGACTCGGCCAGCCGCAGGAACATGTCCTGCGCCAGACCGTGCTCGCCGTCCGGCTCGCCGAGGCCGCGGGGTTGTCCGAGGCCGATCGCGCCGCCGCCTACTACGTCTCACTGCTGGCGTGGGTCGGCTGCGTCGCCGACTCCCCCGAGATGGCGCGCTGGTTCGGTGACGATCTGCGGATCCGGGCGGACAGCTACGACATCGACAAAACCGGGTTGCCGATGATGGCCTTCCTGCTCGGGCACCTCGCGGAGGGCGCTTCGCCGCTGCGACGGATCTCCGTAACAGGCCGGTTCCTCGCCGGCGGCGTCCGCGACACCATGGACTCGTTCCTCACCCATTGCCGCACCGCGGCCGACATCGCCGAACGCCTCGACCTGCCCGCGACGGTCCGAGGTGCGCTCCCGCAGGCCTTCGAACGGTGGGACGGCCGCGGCGTTCCCGGCGGATTGCGGGGCGAGGCGATTATCCGGGTGATGCGCGTCGTGCACATCGCCGACGACGCCGAAGTCCATGCCAGGGTGGGCGGCGTCGACGCGGCGGTGCGAATGTTGCGGTCGCGCAGTGGAACCGAGTTCGATCCCGAGTTGGTCGAACTGTGTATCCGAGGCGACGGGGCGATGCTCGACGGTCTGGACCAGGTCGATGCCTGGCAGCAGGTGATCGACGGCTGCGCGGCACTGGACAGACCGATCCCGGCCGCTGAACTGACCGACGTCCTCGCCGTTTTCGCCGATTACTCGGACGCGAAGGCTACGTGGTTTCTCGGTCATTCGCGCGCAGTCGCCGATCTGGCCGATGCCGCGGCCCGCGAGTACGGCCTGTCCGCCGAACAGGCGGTCACTGTGCGACGGGCGGCGCTGGTGTGCCGCCTCGGCACCATCGGCGTCTCGACGGGAATCTGGAACAAACCGGGACCACTGACCGCGTCCGAACGCGAACGAGTGCGGATGGTTCCGTATCTGACCGAGCGGGTGCTGGCGCGCAGCCCACACCTGGCCGCGCTCGCCGGCCCGGCGTCGATGGTCTACGAACGGATGGACGGGTCCGGATATCCGCGCGGCCTCACCGGGTCGATGCTGCCGCCCGCCGCGCGAATTCTCGCCGCGGCGCAGATGTTTCGCGCACTCGGCGAGCAGCGACCGCACCGGCCCGCGATGGCTCCCGACGAGCGAGCCCGGGTACTTCGGGCCGAAGTGACCGCGGGACGACTCGACGGTGACGCCGTCGCCGCCGTCCTGGCCGCGGCGCAGGGACGACGACCACGCAAGCGCGCGCAGATCGCCGGACTCACCGCCCGTGAACTCGATGTCCTTGCCCTGCTCGTGCGCGGTCGCTCGACCCGCGAGATCGCCCACGCGCTCGGCATCAGCCCGCGCACAGCGGGCAGCCACGTCGAGCACATCTACACCAAAATCGGTGTCCACAGCCGTGGTTCTGCCGCGGTGTTCGCGATGCGCCACGGCCTGCTGCCCGACGAGGATCAGGCCGAAAAGATCGGGTGA
- the rpoZ gene encoding DNA-directed RNA polymerase subunit omega, whose amino-acid sequence MSTDITAVPAYDTPIGLTNPPIDELLERTSSKYALVIYAAKRARQINDYYNQLGDGILEYVGPLVEPGLQEKPLSVAMREIHSDLLEHTEGE is encoded by the coding sequence GTGAGCACGGACATCACTGCAGTACCCGCGTACGACACTCCGATCGGCCTCACCAACCCCCCGATCGACGAGCTGCTCGAGCGCACGTCCTCCAAGTACGCCCTCGTGATCTACGCGGCCAAGCGCGCCCGTCAGATCAACGATTACTACAACCAGCTCGGTGACGGCATCCTCGAGTACGTCGGCCCGCTCGTCGAGCCGGGTCTGCAGGAGAAGCCGCTGTCGGTCGCCATGCGCGAAATCCACTCCGACCTGCTCGAACACACCGAGGGCGAGTGA
- the coaBC gene encoding bifunctional phosphopantothenoylcysteine decarboxylase/phosphopantothenate--cysteine ligase CoaBC, with protein MRIVVGVGGGIAAYKACALVRRFTETGHQVRVIPTESALQFIGKATFEALSGQPVHTTVFADVPEVPHVRIGQEADLVVIAPATADLMARAAQGRADDLLTATLLTARCPVLFAPAMHTEMWEHPATVANVATLRAHGANVMEPASGRLTGTDTGPGRLPEPEEIFGLASLLLERADALPRDLTGRRVVITAGGTREPLDPVRFLGNRSSGKQGYALARVAAQRGAQVTLIAGNTIELAPPAAVELVHITTADQLKTAVDKHALGADAVIMAAAVADFRPTHVAAAKIKKGADEPDVIPLTKNEDILAGLVDARTEGRLADTAIVGFAAETGDDNGDVLTHARAKLARKGCDLLVVNAVGEGKAFEVDTNDGWLLGADGTEVALDHGSKALLASRVLDALVPLLR; from the coding sequence ATGCGGATCGTCGTCGGGGTCGGCGGGGGCATCGCCGCCTACAAGGCGTGTGCCCTCGTTCGCCGTTTCACCGAGACCGGACACCAGGTGCGGGTCATCCCCACCGAGTCGGCTCTGCAGTTCATCGGCAAGGCGACCTTCGAGGCGCTGTCCGGGCAGCCGGTGCACACCACGGTGTTCGCCGACGTGCCCGAGGTGCCGCATGTCCGGATCGGCCAGGAGGCCGATCTCGTCGTCATCGCCCCCGCCACCGCGGATCTGATGGCGCGCGCCGCACAGGGGCGCGCCGACGATCTGCTCACCGCCACCTTGCTGACGGCTCGATGTCCGGTGCTGTTCGCGCCCGCGATGCACACCGAGATGTGGGAGCATCCGGCGACGGTGGCCAACGTCGCGACTCTGCGCGCGCACGGCGCCAACGTGATGGAACCCGCGTCGGGCCGGCTCACCGGCACCGATACGGGTCCGGGACGGTTGCCCGAACCGGAGGAGATCTTCGGTCTGGCCTCGCTGCTGCTCGAACGTGCAGACGCGCTGCCCCGCGACCTGACCGGTCGCCGCGTGGTGATCACCGCCGGTGGCACGAGGGAACCCCTCGACCCGGTGCGCTTCCTCGGTAACCGCAGCTCCGGCAAGCAGGGCTACGCCCTGGCCCGGGTCGCCGCCCAGCGCGGCGCCCAGGTGACGCTGATCGCGGGCAACACGATCGAGCTCGCGCCGCCCGCCGCGGTCGAACTGGTCCACATCACCACCGCCGACCAGCTCAAGACCGCGGTCGACAAGCACGCGCTCGGTGCCGACGCGGTGATCATGGCCGCCGCGGTAGCCGATTTCCGTCCGACCCACGTGGCCGCGGCGAAGATCAAGAAGGGCGCCGACGAACCGGACGTGATCCCGCTGACCAAGAACGAGGACATCCTCGCCGGCTTGGTCGACGCCCGCACCGAGGGACGACTCGCCGATACCGCGATCGTCGGTTTCGCCGCCGAGACCGGTGACGACAACGGCGACGTGCTCACCCACGCCCGCGCGAAACTGGCTCGTAAGGGCTGCGATCTGCTCGTGGTCAACGCGGTCGGTGAGGGCAAGGCGTTCGAGGTCGACACCAACGACGGCTGGTTACTCGGCGCCGACGGCACCGAAGTCGCCCTCGACCACGGTTCGAAGGCACTGCTGGCCAGCCGGGTGCTCGACGCGCTGGTTCCGCTGCTGCGCTGA
- the gmk gene encoding guanylate kinase has protein sequence MDKNTRKGRLVVLVGPSAVGKSTVVRCVRERLPELVFSVSATTRDPRPGEVDGLDYRFVSRVEFDAMIAADELLEWADIHGGLQRSGTPAAPVREALASGLSVLIEVDLAGARSVRQAMPEALLVFLAPPSWEELVSRLRSRGTETPEVIERRLETARVELAACDEFDTVIVNSEVTTACEQLVSLFVSTNSSS, from the coding sequence GTGGACAAAAACACGCGGAAGGGCCGGCTGGTAGTACTGGTCGGCCCCTCGGCCGTGGGTAAATCCACGGTTGTGCGGTGTGTGCGGGAACGCCTGCCCGAACTGGTTTTCAGTGTGTCGGCCACGACGCGGGACCCCCGTCCCGGCGAGGTCGACGGTCTGGACTACCGCTTCGTTTCCCGAGTCGAGTTCGACGCCATGATCGCGGCGGACGAATTGCTCGAATGGGCAGACATCCATGGGGGGTTGCAGCGATCGGGCACCCCCGCCGCCCCGGTGCGAGAAGCGCTGGCGAGCGGACTTTCAGTACTGATCGAAGTAGACCTGGCCGGTGCACGGTCGGTCCGGCAGGCGATGCCGGAAGCACTGCTGGTGTTTCTCGCCCCGCCGAGCTGGGAAGAACTGGTCTCGCGGTTGCGTTCGCGCGGCACCGAGACACCCGAGGTGATCGAGCGCAGGCTCGAGACGGCCCGGGTCGAATTGGCGGCCTGTGACGAGTTCGACACGGTCATCGTGAACAGCGAGGTAACGACCGCTTGTGAGCAGTTGGTATCGTTGTTCGTTAGCACAAATTCGAGTTCTTGA
- a CDS encoding SDR family oxidoreductase: protein MIVVTGATGNIGSTLVGLLVDAGARVRAVSRGTRPVELPTGVEHAVADLGDLDSLSSALQGADALFLLITGEQLMTGPEPALLLKTAADAGVRRIVFVSSQGAVTRSQSDGYARTIAFEQALAESGLDWTALRPGAFFSNTFAWIEPVRTQRVVPAPFGDVGLPAVDPADIAAVASVALREDGHHGRAYTLTGPAVITPRDQAAALAEATGTPITFLELTPEQAKQNMLRFMPEPVADHTLTILGTPTREEQQISHDIETVLGRRATPYARWAQRHRAMYA from the coding sequence ATGATCGTCGTCACCGGTGCAACCGGCAATATCGGCAGCACCCTGGTCGGACTACTCGTCGACGCGGGGGCGCGGGTCAGGGCGGTATCACGCGGCACACGCCCCGTCGAACTGCCGACGGGTGTCGAACACGCAGTCGCCGACCTGGGCGACCTCGACAGCCTCTCCTCCGCCCTTCAGGGCGCCGACGCGCTGTTCCTGCTGATCACCGGCGAGCAGCTGATGACCGGCCCAGAGCCTGCCCTGCTGCTGAAAACCGCAGCGGACGCCGGCGTCCGCCGGATCGTCTTCGTCTCCTCGCAGGGAGCGGTGACCCGCTCACAGTCCGACGGCTACGCCCGAACCATCGCGTTCGAACAAGCCCTCGCCGAGTCCGGGCTGGACTGGACGGCGCTGCGCCCTGGCGCGTTCTTCTCCAACACCTTCGCCTGGATCGAACCGGTCCGCACCCAGCGGGTCGTCCCCGCCCCGTTCGGGGACGTCGGCCTGCCCGCGGTCGACCCGGCCGACATCGCCGCCGTCGCGTCCGTGGCGCTACGCGAGGACGGCCATCACGGCCGGGCCTACACGCTGACCGGTCCCGCTGTGATCACCCCGCGCGATCAGGCCGCGGCACTCGCCGAAGCGACCGGCACTCCGATCACCTTTCTGGAACTCACTCCGGAACAGGCCAAACAGAACATGCTCCGCTTCATGCCCGAACCCGTCGCCGACCACACTCTGACCATCCTCGGCACCCCGACTCGCGAAGAACAGCAGATCAGCCACGACATCGAAACCGTCCTCGGCCGCCGAGCCACCCCATACGCTCGCTGGGCACAACGCCATCGGGCGATGTACGCGTGA
- the metK gene encoding methionine adenosyltransferase produces the protein MRTTGSRLFTSESVTEGHPDKICDAISDSILDALLAEDPSSRVAVETMVTTGQVHVAGEVTTSAYADIPRIVREKVLEIGYDSSAKGFDGNSCGVNIAIGAQSPDIAQGVDTSHEARVGGSDDAIERQGAGDQGLMFGYATTDTPELMPLPIALAHRLSRKLTEVRKSGVLPYLRPDGKTQVTIEYDGDRPVRLDTVVISTQHAADIDLDNLLAPDIREKVVDAVIGDLNLPSLDTSDIRLLVNPTGKFVLGGPMGDAGLTGRKIIVDTYGGMARHGGGAFSGKDPSKVDRSAAYAMRWVAKNVVAAGLADRVEVQVAYAIGKSAPVGLFVETFGTEKVDPTRISTAISEVFDLRPGAIIRDLDLLRPIYAPTAAYGHFGRTDVDLPWEHTDRADKLRAAVGL, from the coding sequence GTGCGTACGACAGGTAGTCGGCTATTCACCAGTGAGTCCGTGACCGAGGGTCATCCGGACAAGATCTGTGACGCGATCAGCGATTCCATCCTCGACGCATTGCTCGCGGAGGACCCGAGCAGCCGGGTCGCGGTGGAAACCATGGTCACCACCGGGCAGGTCCATGTCGCGGGCGAGGTCACCACCTCCGCCTACGCCGACATCCCGCGGATCGTGCGCGAGAAGGTCCTCGAGATCGGATACGACTCCTCCGCAAAGGGATTCGACGGCAATTCCTGCGGCGTCAACATCGCGATCGGTGCCCAGTCGCCCGATATCGCCCAGGGTGTCGACACCTCGCACGAGGCGCGCGTCGGCGGTTCCGACGACGCGATCGAGCGCCAGGGCGCCGGCGACCAGGGCCTGATGTTCGGCTACGCGACCACCGACACGCCCGAGCTGATGCCGCTGCCGATCGCGCTCGCGCACCGGCTCTCGCGCAAGCTCACCGAGGTCCGCAAGTCGGGCGTGCTGCCCTACCTGCGTCCCGACGGCAAGACCCAGGTCACCATCGAATACGACGGTGACCGCCCGGTCCGCCTCGACACGGTCGTCATCTCCACCCAGCACGCCGCCGACATCGACCTGGACAACCTCCTGGCACCCGATATCCGCGAGAAGGTCGTCGACGCTGTCATCGGCGATCTGAACCTGCCCAGCCTCGACACCTCCGACATCCGGCTGCTGGTGAATCCCACCGGCAAGTTCGTCCTCGGTGGCCCGATGGGTGACGCGGGCCTGACCGGCCGCAAGATCATCGTCGACACCTACGGCGGCATGGCCCGCCACGGTGGCGGCGCGTTCTCCGGCAAGGATCCGTCGAAGGTCGACCGCTCCGCCGCCTACGCCATGCGCTGGGTCGCCAAGAACGTCGTGGCAGCCGGTCTGGCGGACCGGGTCGAGGTGCAGGTCGCGTACGCGATCGGCAAGTCGGCACCGGTCGGTCTGTTCGTCGAGACTTTCGGCACCGAGAAGGTCGACCCGACCCGCATCTCCACCGCCATCTCCGAGGTCTTCGACCTGCGTCCGGGCGCGATCATCCGCGATCTCGATCTGCTGCGCCCGATCTACGCGCCGACCGCCGCCTACGGGCACTTCGGCCGCACCGATGTCGACCTGCCCTGGGAGCACACGGACCGCGCCGACAAGCTGCGCGCGGCCGTCGGGCTGTAA
- a CDS encoding nuclear transport factor 2 family protein, whose translation MTTSTPAPQTTTSVADLFLTALIQRDFAAMASYLAPAVVLRGLIPPGPFTEVGPEPAIARFRGWFGGPDDFAVVDSGRERIGAKLAMHWMVRMNPAVGTPRLAEQRAYLTTDDGTITSIDLVCTGWQPTE comes from the coding sequence ATGACTACTTCGACCCCCGCCCCGCAGACGACCACCTCGGTCGCCGACCTGTTCCTCACCGCACTGATCCAGCGCGACTTCGCCGCCATGGCGTCCTATCTCGCCCCCGCCGTTGTCCTGCGCGGCCTGATCCCACCCGGTCCGTTCACCGAAGTCGGCCCCGAGCCGGCGATCGCGCGCTTTCGCGGCTGGTTCGGCGGCCCCGACGACTTCGCCGTCGTCGACTCCGGCCGTGAACGTATCGGTGCCAAGCTCGCGATGCACTGGATGGTCCGCATGAACCCGGCCGTCGGCACCCCTCGCCTCGCCGAACAGCGCGCCTACCTGACCACCGACGACGGCACTATCACCAGCATCGACCTGGTGTGTACGGGCTGGCAGCCCACCGAGTGA
- a CDS encoding TetR/AcrR family transcriptional regulator, protein MTKSDAQLSPKIGKRERLVQAAMRVFYEQGIEKTTIADIAREADVPVGNVYYYFKTKDQFIAAVIELHGQVLAGAVAELAELPGPAEKLKAMVRSWVEQREMAARFGCPTGSLAAELDKREDAFGGEPARVIGLLVEWAREQFAELGRADAAELAIAFVAAYQGISLLANTFRDPELMVTEGARLERWIDELARK, encoded by the coding sequence ATGACTAAATCAGACGCGCAGCTCAGCCCGAAGATCGGGAAGCGAGAACGCCTGGTGCAGGCGGCGATGCGCGTGTTCTACGAGCAGGGCATCGAGAAGACGACGATCGCCGATATCGCGCGCGAGGCCGATGTCCCGGTCGGCAACGTCTACTACTACTTCAAGACCAAGGACCAGTTCATCGCCGCGGTCATCGAGCTACACGGGCAGGTGCTCGCGGGAGCCGTCGCCGAACTGGCCGAACTGCCGGGGCCCGCCGAGAAGCTGAAGGCGATGGTGCGCAGCTGGGTCGAACAACGCGAGATGGCGGCGCGCTTCGGCTGTCCGACCGGTTCACTGGCCGCCGAACTCGACAAGCGCGAGGACGCCTTCGGGGGCGAGCCCGCCCGGGTGATCGGGCTGCTCGTGGAGTGGGCGCGAGAGCAGTTCGCGGAACTGGGGCGCGCCGACGCCGCCGAACTCGCGATCGCCTTCGTCGCCGCCTACCAGGGAATCTCCTTGCTCGCCAATACGTTTCGCGACCCGGAACTCATGGTCACCGAGGGCGCGCGGCTGGAGCGCTGGATCGACGAACTGGCGCGGAAGTAG